One part of the Macrobrachium rosenbergii isolate ZJJX-2024 chromosome 3, ASM4041242v1, whole genome shotgun sequence genome encodes these proteins:
- the LOC136828494 gene encoding neurotrophin 1-like — translation MAMRFVVSLAVLTVAMADKHPHSSSHVSYGHPTSYHPQPSYHPQPSYHPQPSYHKTSYEEPAVPACAENTTKTWCLEDDEYPTYEIKHAIDYHFSKVIDLYADVADLNTELSVERPKTLEEETYLCPSETAYVRPLRAQNTDGKWRVIVNNIETHYKTFTQTTRIEECLTSAESCPLVPECYDSKCLQKSIYHRFLVYDPYDKYFPFAIETFKLPASCACLLGAFTIDH, via the exons ATGGCTATGAGATTTGTG GTGTCGTTAGCGGTTTTGACCGTTGCTATGGCCGACAAGCACCCCCATTCCAGTTCCCACGTATCCTACGGGCATCCCACTTCCTACCATCCACAGCCATCCTACCATCCTCAGCCATCCTACCATCCTCAGCCTTCGTATCACAAGACTTCGTACGAAGAGCCTGCCGTGCCCGCATGCGCAGAGAACACCACCAAGACCTGGTGCCTCGAGGACGACGAATACCCAACCTACGAGATCAAGCACGCCATCGACTACCACTTCTCCAAGGTCATCGACCTCTACGCTGACGTGGCTGACCTCAACACCGAGCTCTCAGTCGAAAGACCCAAAACCCTGGAGGAGGAGACCTACCTCTGCCCCTCCGAGACCGCCTACGTCAGGCCACTCCGCGCCCAGAACACCGACGGCAAGTGGAGGGTCATTGTCAACAATATCGAAACCCACTACAAGACTTTCACGCAGACCACTCGCATCGAAGAATGCCTGACCTCGGCAGAAAGCTGCCCCCTGGTGCCCGAGTGCTACGACTCCAAGTGCCTTCAGAAGTCCATCTACCATCGCTTCCTCGTCTACGACCCCTACGACAAGTACTTCCCCTTCGCCATCGAGACCTTCAAGCTGCCCGCAAGCTGTGCCTGCCTCTTGGGCGCCTTCACCATCGACCACTAG
- the LOC136851258 gene encoding uncharacterized protein, whose product MNDTPVSQVKDRNASPISEGKENDADPMSEVKDRNATPILEGKEMNDTPISQVKDRNSSPISEGKENDADPISEVKDRNATPTSKGKEMNDTPISQVKDRNARPISEGKENDTYPISEVKDRNATPISEGKEMNDTPVSQEKERNATRISEWKESDAGPISEVKERNAS is encoded by the coding sequence ATGAATGACACTCCTGTTTCACAAGTGAAAGACAGAAATGCCAGTCCTATttcagaagggaaagagaacgaTGCCGATCccatgtcagaagtgaaagacagAAATGCCACTCCTATTTTAGAAGGTAAAGAGATGAATGACACTCCTATTTCACAAGTGAAAGACAGAAATTCCAGTCCTATttcagaagggaaagagaacgaTGCCGATCCTATTTCAGAAGTGAAAGACAGAAATGCCACTCCTACTtcaaaaggtaaagaaatgaatGACACTCCTATTTCACAAGTGAAAGACAGAAATGCCCGTCCTATttcagaagggaaagagaacgaTACCTATCCTATTTCAGAAGTGAAAGACAGAAATGCCACTCCTATTTCAGAAGGTAAAGAGATGAATGACACTCCTGTttcacaagagaaagagagaaatgccaCTCGTATTTCAGAATGGAAAGAGAGCGATGCCGGTCCCATTTcagaagtgaaagagagaaatgcaTCTTAG